A genomic window from Verrucomicrobiia bacterium includes:
- a CDS encoding branched-chain amino acid transaminase, whose translation MPLEKEAKIWMNGKMVNWDDAQIHVLSHVVHYGSCLFEGIRCYKTKMGPAVFRLDAHMKRLIDSCKIYRMEPAYTKEQLCDASIELIRINKLEACYIRPLVYRGYYELGVDPTNCPIDVTIATYKWGKYLGAEALEKGISVGVSSWSRMAPNTFPAMAKSAANYMNSQLIRLEARAHGYAEGIALDYSGHVSEGSGENIFIVRDGTLITPPFASAILPGVTRNTVINLAGELGIRVIEEAIPREALYIADEVFFCGTAAEITPITSIDKIKIGSGSAGPITKKLQKRFFDIFEHPESDSRGWLTFVHPPAKKEKNHPVKNQEKVFAGK comes from the coding sequence ATGCCGTTGGAAAAAGAAGCCAAAATCTGGATGAACGGGAAGATGGTGAACTGGGACGATGCCCAGATTCACGTTCTCTCCCACGTGGTGCATTACGGCTCCTGCCTTTTCGAGGGAATCCGCTGCTACAAGACCAAAATGGGCCCGGCGGTCTTCCGCCTGGATGCCCATATGAAGCGGCTCATCGACTCCTGCAAGATTTACCGCATGGAGCCCGCCTATACCAAGGAACAGTTGTGCGACGCTTCCATTGAACTGATACGCATAAACAAACTGGAGGCCTGCTACATCCGCCCCCTCGTTTACCGCGGCTATTACGAACTGGGTGTGGATCCTACAAATTGCCCGATTGATGTAACGATTGCCACCTATAAGTGGGGCAAGTACCTCGGTGCGGAAGCGTTGGAAAAAGGGATTTCCGTGGGCGTTTCCTCCTGGTCGCGCATGGCCCCGAACACCTTCCCGGCGATGGCCAAGTCCGCCGCCAACTATATGAACTCGCAGTTGATTCGCTTGGAAGCCCGGGCCCACGGCTATGCCGAGGGGATTGCCTTGGACTATTCCGGCCACGTTTCGGAGGGCTCCGGTGAAAATATCTTTATCGTTCGCGACGGAACGCTTATTACTCCCCCCTTCGCCTCCGCCATTCTCCCCGGCGTCACCCGCAACACGGTAATCAATCTGGCTGGCGAGTTGGGTATCCGGGTCATCGAGGAAGCGATCCCGCGCGAGGCGCTCTACATCGCCGACGAGGTTTTCTTCTGCGGCACGGCGGCGGAAATTACCCCAATTACTTCCATTGATAAAATCAAAATCGGCTCCGGCTCCGCCGGCCCGATTACCAAGAAACTGCAAAAGCGCTTTTTCGACATCTTTGAGCATCCGGAATCCGACAGCCGCGGTTGGTTGACCTTCGTTCATCCGCCGGCCAAAAAGGAAAAGAACCACCCGGTAAAAAATCAGGAAAAGGTGTTTGCCGGCAAATGA